GGTCGATATGATTGCCGCCGTCATAAACGTCGACGCGGAAGAAAAACAGAAAGTCCTCGAAACCCTGGACATTCGGGAACGCCTGGAGATGGTGACACGCCTGGTGAATCACCAGGTGGAAATACTTGAACTGGGTAACAAGATACAGACACAGGTCAAGGGTGATTTTGACAAGAGCCAGCGGGAGTATTATCTGCGCCAGCAGCTGAAGGCCATTCAGGAAGAGCTGGGAGAGACCGACGATCAATCGAAAGTCGAGATAGAGGGATACCGGTCAAGAATTGAAGAGAGGGGGCTTCCCGAGGAAGCCCGGAAAGAGGCTGAACGAGAGCTTTCACGACTTTCCCGCATGCATCCCTCATCGGCGGAATATACCGTGGCTTCCACGTATCTCGACTGGATAACCTCACTTCCCTGGAACATTGAAACCAGGGATGTCCTGAATATTAAAAAGGCCCTGAAAATTCTTGATGAAGATCATTACGGCCTGCTCAAACCGAAGAAACGGGTTATCGAGTACCTGGCGGTCCGAACGTTGAAACCCGACACCAAGGGGCCCATACTCTGCTTCGTTGGTCCACCGGGAACGGGCAAAACCTCCCTGGGTACATCCATAGCCCGTGCCCTGGGACGGAAATTCGTAAGGATTTCGCTGGGAGGTGTCCGGGACGAAGCGGAGATCAGGGGACACCGACGGACCTACGTTGGCGCCCTGCCGGGCAGAATCATCCAGGGGATACGCAGGGCGGAGACCAACAACCCCGTGTTCATGCTCGACGAGATCGACAAACTGGGAATGGACTTCAGGGGAGACCCCTCATCAGCGCTCCTGGAAGTGCTTGATCCGGAGCAGAACAATTCCTTCATGGACCACTATCTGGATGTGAGCTTTGATCTGTCCCGGGTCATGTTCATCACCACGGCCAATATACTTGACACGATCCCGCCGGCGCTCCGTGACCGCCTGGAGGTGATCGAACTGCCGGGCTACACACTGGATGAAAAGATCAAGATTGCCGAGCGGTACCTCATTCCCCGACAGATCAGTGAAAACGGTCTTCAGCCCCGACAGGTAAAGTTCACGAAAGCCGCAAAGAAGCAGATCATCGCGTCCTATACCCGTGAGGCGGGCGTGCGGAATCTTGAACGGGAAATCGCGACGCTGTGCCGAGGCATTGCCAGCGCCATAGTCAGAGGTGAGGCAGCGAAAACGGTGATCGGTGTGAAGGATCTTCACAAGTACCTTGGTCCCCCGAAAATCATACCGGAGAAAAACATCCGTATAGCAAAACCGGGGGTTGCCATGGGCCTTGCCTGGACACCCGCCGGGGGAGAACTGCTCTTTGTGGAAGCCACTGCCATGAAGGGGAACAAGGGGCTCCTGCTCACGGGTCAACTGGGGGACGTGATGAAAGAATCCGCCTCGGCGGCCCTGAGCTTCATACGGACCAACGCGGAAGAGCTGGGCATCGACAGGGATTTTTACGATAACATGGATATCCATATCCATGTGCCGGCCGGAGCTATTCAGAAGGACGGACCGTCGGCGGGTGTAACGATCCTCACGGCGTTGACGTCGCTCCTCACGCAGCGGACCGTGCAGCAGGACCTTGCCATGTCGGGAGAGATTACCCTTCGAGGGGCGATCCTCCCCGTAGGCGGAATCAAGGACAAGGTGCTGGCGGCGCACCGGGCGGGAATAAAGTCCATCATTCTTCCGAAGTGGAACATGAAAGACATGGAGGATATCCCCAAGAACGTACGGAAGGATATAACATTTTATTTCTTCGATGAGATGATGGATGTGGTGAAAACGGCCCTTTCAGGCCCGACACCGGCGGGATCGGGCAGCCTCAGAAACGCCGGGACGAAAAAATCCTGAATGACCCGTCCGTGTCCGGGGTTACCCCGATGCTTTTTTGGTTCTGAAATAGTCCGACAGTATGGTGCCGTGGTCGAAGACGATCGGTTCCGGGAGGCTGTCCCTTGTGAAGAGGCCGATCCGGGCCGCGTCATCGTCGGCTTCCGGCGTTCCCGTCGCACGGGCGATGAAAACCGTGGATATGGTATGAAGCCTCGGGTCCCTGTCAGGGTTTGAATAGCTTCCCATCTGCCGGAGATCGGTGACATCGAGCGATGTTTCTTCGCGGGCTTCACGTCGGGCGGCCTCTTCAAGGGACTCGCCGTAGTCGACAAAGCCGCCGGGGATCGCCCAGCCGACGGGTTCATTTTTCCGGTAAACCAGCAGGATGCCGTCATCGATTTCGATTATGATATCAACGGTCGGGACGGGGTTCCGGTACCGTTGGACGGGGCCGCCGCAATGCGGACAGTTTCGTGTCGCTGGAACGGTCATGGGATATCCTCCCTGCTCGCCATGGCTGATTTTTAATTGTATAAGCCTGATCATCCCCCCTGTCAATCCTGTTCGGCCCGCCGGTGTCCCGTTTTCGCGGCCTCTGCCTAATCCCTTGACAATTGATGGCTGATTCATTAGCCTACAGCACTACGGCCTACGGCAATAAACCGTCGAACGGGGGAGATATGATAGGTGTAATAGTAATTACCCACGGGAATCTCGGAAGGGAGCTGATACGGGCCGCCGAGTTGATCAAGGGGGAGATGAAGGGCGTACTTCCCGTTTCAGTGGATGCCACAAAGAGTGTGGAAGATCTGAAAAAGGAGATCACCACGGTTCTCAAGAAAGCTGACTCGGGAGAGGGTGTCCTTATCCTGACGGATCTTTTCGGCGGGACACCATCCAACATATCGCTGTCGTTTCTGAAAAAGAACAAGATTGAAGTCGTTACGGGCGTGAATCTTCCCATGCTTCTGAAAGTGCCCACCCTGAGAATGGAGATGAAGCTTGCCGAATTTGCCGATTCCATCGCCGAATACGGCAGGAAGAATATTTACCTGGCCGGCGCCATACTGGACAGGAAAGCCGACGACTGACAGTGTCGCGAACAGTTCCCGCCTTTCCCGCCGGGGAGCGGGTGACCGAAGAGGCTTCCGCGCGAAACCTTCGGTGAGAGACAAGGGGTTCGATCCGGGCGGTGAAACGATCGCTGGTACGCATCGACAACAGGCTGGTCCACGGCCAGATTCTCGAGTCCTGGGTTCCGTTTCTCAGGGCGTCCCGCATTATTGTCGTCAATGACGACGTTACGGGTGACCTGTTCCGTGAATCGATCATACGAATGGCCGTTCCGAAGGAGATCGAACTCATCGTCCAGAGTGTCGAAGAATTTGCCCTGGGGCAGCCGGCCGACGGCTCCGACAGTACTGACGCGAGACACACGATCATTCTTTTCAGCGGGATCAAGGATGTTCTCAGGGCTCACCGGCTCGGTGTCCGGTTTGAGTCGATCAACGTGGGGAATGTTCAGAACAGCTCGTACAAGAAGAACATGGTGGGGAGCCACCTTCGATTGAGCGACGACGAAATCGACGATTTGATGACGCTGGTTCGCCTGGGTGTCAGCGTTGAAATCAGGAGCGTTCCCCGGGACAGGCCGGAATCGTTTGAAAACGCGGTACAGTGCCTGCGCTGAATACGGCGGCGGCAGCAAAAAAAGATTTTTTGTCGCTCTACGCCCCCGGAACGGCAACACGCGAAGGGCCGGCCCCTGATGATACTCCGGCGCGATGCTGTTTACCTCAGGAATTGTCGGTCGTATCCCGCGGGAATCCCGCTATAATCCGCATTATTTCTTCCCTGTGTTCGTCCAGCTCCGGTGCCTTCCGGGCGGTGAGGATGTCGGGCGTGTCGTCGTACTTGACGGGATTACCGGCAATCCTCAGGGAGGGATCATGTTCGAGAGGGATGAGCATCTTCCGCCAGGCGAGTTGTTCCGACCTGAAGAGATCCTGTACTGTTTGTATCGTTCCGCAGACGATGCCCGCCTCGTCGAATTTCCGGACCCACGCATCGACGGTGTTCGCGGAAAGAGCTTCGTTTATGGAGGCCGTGAGGGCTTCCACGTTTTGTGTTCTCAGGTTGTTGGTAGAAAATCGGCTGTCCTTCGCGAGGTCCGGTCGTCCTATCAGGTCGCAGAGAAGCTGGAAATGTCTGTCGTGTCCCACGGCAATGACCACGATCCCGTCCCGGGCTTCGAAAGCGCCGAAGGGTGTTATGGACGGATGCCGCGATCCGATGGGCCCCGGCACCTTACGCGTTATCTGGCAGCGAATGATGGCGTTTTCGAGAACGGAAACCATGCTGTCGAGCATGGCCACATCAACGCGCGTTCCTCCTCCGCTCCGGCCTCGTCTGAAGAGCGCGGCGATTATGCCGATTGCCGTGTACATGCCGGTTACAATATCGCTGATCGACGTTCCAACGCGGGTTACCCGGCCGTCCTCAAGCCCGGTTATGGACATGATGCCCGAAGCGGCCTGTATGATCATGTCGAAGGCGGGTTTCTGCGAATCCGGTCCGCCGTGGCCGAATCCGCTCGCGCTGGCATAGATGATGTCCGGGTTGATGTCCCTGATACGGTCCGGCGAGAAACCGAGTCGTTCAAGAACGCCGGGGCGGAAGTTTTCGACGATAACATCGGAAACCCTGATCAGGTCGGTAAAGATCTGCTTGTCCCGTTTGTTCTCGAGGTCAAGGGCAATGGATTTCTTGCCCGAATTGACGCTGATGAAATACCCGGAGTGTTTCTGCTCCTCGTCGATGAATGGTCCGTAGTGCCGTGACTCGTCTCCCGTCACGGGCCGTTCGATTTTGATCACCTCGGCACCGAGATTGCCGAGGATCATGGTGCAGAACGGTCCGGCAAGGACCCGGGTGAGGTCCACGACCCTGATTCCGGAAAGAGGCTGTTCCTTCATGAGCGACCCCGTATGGTAGAGTTATGATTGTTCTAACCACCGCCGGATCGGCTGTCAACCTGAAAAACCGGTGTGGAAACGATTGACTTTGCCGCGGGTCTCACCTATTGTGATTTGATAATACGAACACTCGGTAACGCGGGGGTTGCCCCCGCGCGCGTCCTGAAGCACAGGGCCTCCTCCGGGGTACGCCGCAATGACGAAGGAGAAAAAGCGCGACAAGGCATCCCCGAACTTATTACGCAGTCGTCAATGGTGCGCCATGGCGGAAGACACACGCCGGGGAACGTATCATGATGAACGGGACGGATGGAGTGCCATGTGGATTCCCGCCTCTGAGGTCGCGCTCCTGGGAGGCCTGTTGTGCCTCGACAGGATCGCCCTGCAGGTCATGATCTCGCGGCCCGTCGTCGCGGGCCCCCTCGTGGGGTTCGTCCTGGGAGACCCCATGACGGGTCTCGTGACGGGGGCCATGATCGAACTGCTCTGGATAGACCGGTTTCACATGGGGCGGTATCTACCGCCCAACGATACGGTTGTTTCCGTTCTCGTAACGGCCGGCACCATCCTGTCGGCACGAGGCATCCCGGGAGGCCCGCCGCAGGAGCTGGCGGCGGCGGCGGTTCTTCTCTTCGCTCCCGTGGCCTTCATCGCCCGATGGGGCGACATGCTGGTGGCCTCATCGAACACGTCCCTGTCGGAAGCGGCTCTGGAGGATGCCCGACGCGGTGATGCCCGTGCCATCGTGCGGAAGCACTATGTCGGCATGGCAAAGACCTTCGCCTTGTCGTCACTGCTGATTTTTCTGTGCCTTACGGTCGGTACGGTAATCTTGAGGGAGTTCTTCCCGGTTCTGCCCGAACGGGTTCTTTCAGCACTGACGATCGTGTACTGTGGTATTCCCGTCATCGGCATGTCCGTGGCGCTTTCGACAATCAAGGTGAGAGGGGCACTGCCGGTTTTTTCAGGCCTGTTCCTGGTCGTGCTCATTGTCCTGCGCCTCTGGCAGGGCGGAGGATAAACCGGAATAACGGAGGAGGACTCCCTGTCGTGACAGAATATCGCCGGGGCACAGACGGAAGCGGTTTTCTTGCCATCAGGGACATGGCGACGGATGATCTGCACGAGGTGCTTCGCATAGAACGGTCATCCTTTCCGAATCCCTGGACGGAAGGCATGCTCCTGGACGAGCTGTCTTCCTCGTGCTGTGTGAGTCGCGCCGCCTTCTGCGACGGGGCCGTGGTCGGCTACTGCTCCTTTTCGCTGGTCCTGGATGAGGCGCACTTGAGAAGCATCGCGGTTGACGGTTCCTTCCGCGGCCGGGGCGTGGCATCGGAACTCCTGGCAGACATGATCGGCATCTCCCTGGAACGGGGCGCCCGATGGGCGGCCCTTGAGGTGCGACCCTCCAACAGGAGCGCGGTCAGCCTCTATAACCGCTTCGGCTTCCGCGTCACCGGCGTCCGCCCCCGCTATTATGCCGATACCAGGGAAGACGCGCTTATCATGTGGGCGGACCTTACCAGGTCATGCCCCTCGCCGGCGAAAGGATTAACGGGTTCCGATGAAGCAGGTTAAGGAACGCGCGCGGGGTATCGTCCGTTCAAATCGTGAGGTGGCGCCGGAACACCGGGTTGTGAGGATCGAGCTTCCCCGGACGTTCGCTGTCGCCACACCGGGCCAATTCGTGATGATCAGGACGCCCGGCGCGGATTCGCCGCTCCTGCCGCGCCCCTTCAGTATTTATTCCCGGGATGAAGGGGAGG
This portion of the Syntrophales bacterium genome encodes:
- the lon gene encoding endopeptidase La; this translates as MIEQQLSEDLKDIKVPDVLSILPVWNVVIYPHMTFPMEVVGERAVALVDEAMTGDRLIGLVMTRKIPDENLPDPDDIHHVGTVVAILKMANAGDNKAHLILQGLRRFKIEEFLTGKNYLTARVKTLIDREAEGIEIEALMVNLVSLFDRVVKLSPFLPQEFGAMAKAIRQPGALVDMIAAVINVDAEEKQKVLETLDIRERLEMVTRLVNHQVEILELGNKIQTQVKGDFDKSQREYYLRQQLKAIQEELGETDDQSKVEIEGYRSRIEERGLPEEARKEAERELSRLSRMHPSSAEYTVASTYLDWITSLPWNIETRDVLNIKKALKILDEDHYGLLKPKKRVIEYLAVRTLKPDTKGPILCFVGPPGTGKTSLGTSIARALGRKFVRISLGGVRDEAEIRGHRRTYVGALPGRIIQGIRRAETNNPVFMLDEIDKLGMDFRGDPSSALLEVLDPEQNNSFMDHYLDVSFDLSRVMFITTANILDTIPPALRDRLEVIELPGYTLDEKIKIAERYLIPRQISENGLQPRQVKFTKAAKKQIIASYTREAGVRNLEREIATLCRGIASAIVRGEAAKTVIGVKDLHKYLGPPKIIPEKNIRIAKPGVAMGLAWTPAGGELLFVEATAMKGNKGLLLTGQLGDVMKESASAALSFIRTNAEELGIDRDFYDNMDIHIHVPAGAIQKDGPSAGVTILTALTSLLTQRTVQQDLAMSGEITLRGAILPVGGIKDKVLAAHRAGIKSIILPKWNMKDMEDIPKNVRKDITFYFFDEMMDVVKTALSGPTPAGSGSLRNAGTKKS
- a CDS encoding NUDIX hydrolase, giving the protein MIRLIQLKISHGEQGGYPMTVPATRNCPHCGGPVQRYRNPVPTVDIIIEIDDGILLVYRKNEPVGWAIPGGFVDYGESLEEAARREAREETSLDVTDLRQMGSYSNPDRDPRLHTISTVFIARATGTPEADDDAARIGLFTRDSLPEPIVFDHGTILSDYFRTKKASG
- a CDS encoding PTS sugar transporter subunit IIA; this translates as MIGVIVITHGNLGRELIRAAELIKGEMKGVLPVSVDATKSVEDLKKEITTVLKKADSGEGVLILTDLFGGTPSNISLSFLKKNKIEVVTGVNLPMLLKVPTLRMEMKLAEFADSIAEYGRKNIYLAGAILDRKADD
- a CDS encoding PTS sugar transporter subunit IIB, with amino-acid sequence MKRSLVRIDNRLVHGQILESWVPFLRASRIIVVNDDVTGDLFRESIIRMAVPKEIELIVQSVEEFALGQPADGSDSTDARHTIILFSGIKDVLRAHRLGVRFESINVGNVQNSSYKKNMVGSHLRLSDDEIDDLMTLVRLGVSVEIRSVPRDRPESFENAVQCLR
- a CDS encoding CoA transferase, with protein sequence MKEQPLSGIRVVDLTRVLAGPFCTMILGNLGAEVIKIERPVTGDESRHYGPFIDEEQKHSGYFISVNSGKKSIALDLENKRDKQIFTDLIRVSDVIVENFRPGVLERLGFSPDRIRDINPDIIYASASGFGHGGPDSQKPAFDMIIQAASGIMSITGLEDGRVTRVGTSISDIVTGMYTAIGIIAALFRRGRSGGGTRVDVAMLDSMVSVLENAIIRCQITRKVPGPIGSRHPSITPFGAFEARDGIVVIAVGHDRHFQLLCDLIGRPDLAKDSRFSTNNLRTQNVEALTASINEALSANTVDAWVRKFDEAGIVCGTIQTVQDLFRSEQLAWRKMLIPLEHDPSLRIAGNPVKYDDTPDILTARKAPELDEHREEIMRIIAGFPRDTTDNS
- a CDS encoding PTS sugar transporter subunit IIC, which translates into the protein MTKEKKRDKASPNLLRSRQWCAMAEDTRRGTYHDERDGWSAMWIPASEVALLGGLLCLDRIALQVMISRPVVAGPLVGFVLGDPMTGLVTGAMIELLWIDRFHMGRYLPPNDTVVSVLVTAGTILSARGIPGGPPQELAAAAVLLFAPVAFIARWGDMLVASSNTSLSEAALEDARRGDARAIVRKHYVGMAKTFALSSLLIFLCLTVGTVILREFFPVLPERVLSALTIVYCGIPVIGMSVALSTIKVRGALPVFSGLFLVVLIVLRLWQGGG
- the rimI gene encoding ribosomal protein S18-alanine N-acetyltransferase, which gives rise to MTEYRRGTDGSGFLAIRDMATDDLHEVLRIERSSFPNPWTEGMLLDELSSSCCVSRAAFCDGAVVGYCSFSLVLDEAHLRSIAVDGSFRGRGVASELLADMIGISLERGARWAALEVRPSNRSAVSLYNRFGFRVTGVRPRYYADTREDALIMWADLTRSCPSPAKGLTGSDEAG